A window of Thermosipho affectus contains these coding sequences:
- the pelF gene encoding GT4 family glycosyltransferase PelF yields MINLKVGLLFEGTYPYVVGGVSNWGHSLIKNMKDIEFCVIHVGDTPRERKQKYVFPENVTDYFEFYLFAKYKFKNKRKVTKKFTNSLGKIITYPFNENKMGKDLYYLFKKNLNFDFTSFLKSEFYWSSILKFYEKYLPFENFPNYYWTLYSMMIPFLNSMAIDLPKCDIYHTITTGYAGISAILNGLKYNKPVILTEHGIYHRERQLEILRSDWIKEEFKTGWIKLFNTISSIVYKGAKKITTLFEDNQKFEKELCSEHSKMLVIPNGIDVERFKDIQYRKEKQPFTIGIVGRVVEIKDIKTAIKAARIAKDEIKSFKLYIIGPTDEEPDYFKECYEMVEIFNLKDTVEFTGMVDVKEYYDKLNILLISSISEGQPLVILEALSIGIPVVATNVGACRELIYGSKEDIIGPAGIVVKPKDFKAMANAIITLYKDDSFRKRASEIGKKRVMLRYRLDQMVGNYKKLYYSVVE; encoded by the coding sequence GTGATTAATCTGAAAGTAGGTCTACTTTTTGAAGGTACTTATCCTTACGTGGTGGGAGGCGTATCAAACTGGGGACATTCTTTAATAAAAAACATGAAAGATATTGAATTTTGCGTTATTCATGTGGGTGATACTCCAAGAGAAAGAAAGCAAAAATACGTGTTTCCCGAAAACGTAACAGATTATTTTGAATTCTACCTCTTTGCAAAATACAAATTTAAAAATAAAAGAAAAGTAACAAAAAAATTTACCAATTCTCTAGGAAAAATTATAACCTATCCATTTAATGAAAATAAAATGGGAAAGGATTTATATTATCTATTTAAGAAAAATCTCAATTTCGATTTTACAAGTTTCCTAAAATCTGAGTTCTATTGGAGTTCAATACTAAAATTCTATGAAAAATACTTGCCTTTTGAGAATTTTCCAAATTACTACTGGACATTATATTCTATGATGATACCCTTTTTAAATTCTATGGCTATTGATCTTCCAAAATGCGATATATACCATACAATCACCACAGGATATGCAGGAATTTCAGCTATTTTAAATGGGTTAAAATACAACAAACCCGTGATTCTTACTGAACATGGTATATATCACAGAGAAAGACAACTTGAAATACTACGTTCGGATTGGATTAAAGAAGAATTCAAAACAGGGTGGATAAAACTTTTTAACACAATAAGCTCAATTGTATACAAAGGTGCAAAGAAAATAACAACATTATTTGAAGACAACCAAAAATTTGAAAAAGAACTCTGCAGTGAACACTCAAAAATGCTTGTAATACCAAATGGTATTGATGTAGAAAGATTCAAAGACATACAATACAGAAAAGAAAAACAACCATTTACCATTGGAATTGTAGGACGAGTTGTAGAAATAAAAGATATAAAGACAGCAATAAAAGCTGCAAGAATAGCAAAAGATGAAATAAAATCTTTCAAGTTATACATAATTGGTCCTACCGATGAGGAACCTGATTACTTTAAAGAATGTTACGAAATGGTAGAAATATTCAACTTAAAAGACACGGTTGAATTTACTGGAATGGTTGACGTAAAAGAATATTACGATAAATTAAATATCCTTCTAATTTCAAGTATAAGTGAAGGTCAACCACTAGTTATACTTGAAGCATTATCAATAGGTATTCCAGTAGTTGCAACAAACGTTGGGGCATGTAGAGAATTAATATACGGTAGTAAAGAAGACATTATAGGTCCTGCTGGCATTGTCGTAAAGCCCAAAGATTTTAAAGCCATGGCAAATGCAATTATCACTTTGTACAAAGACGATTCTTTTAGAAAAAGAGCATCAGAAATAGGAAAAAAAAGGGTAATGTTAAGATATAGGTTAGATCAAATGGTGGGAAACTACAAAAAACTATACTATTCGGTGGTGGAATAA